A single window of Nocardioides kongjuensis DNA harbors:
- a CDS encoding SDR family oxidoreductase, whose product MGTYAVTGSASGMGAAVVARLVADGHTVIGVDLKDADVVADLSTPDGRRTAAAAVLDRAGGVLDGAVLAAGLGPAPGRDRARLIAEVNYLGVVELLDAWRPALAAAQRAKVVVFSSNSTTTMPMVPRRAVRALLERDVPKALGSLRRFGRMAPSFAYGASKIAVSQWVRREAVTPEWAGAGIRLNAIAPGAILTPLLEQQLATPAEAKRIRAFPVPIGGFGDAGQLAAWVVFMLSDAADFLCGSVVFVDGGSDAWFRAGDWPRPVPAVRLRGYLRRMKEFRALR is encoded by the coding sequence GTGGGTACCTACGCAGTCACCGGATCCGCCTCCGGCATGGGCGCCGCCGTCGTCGCGCGGCTCGTCGCCGACGGCCACACCGTCATCGGCGTCGACCTCAAGGACGCCGACGTCGTCGCGGACCTCTCCACCCCGGACGGACGGCGTACGGCGGCCGCCGCCGTCCTCGACCGCGCGGGTGGCGTGCTCGACGGCGCGGTCCTGGCGGCGGGCCTCGGCCCGGCGCCCGGCCGGGACCGCGCCCGGCTGATCGCCGAGGTCAACTACCTCGGCGTCGTCGAGCTGCTCGACGCCTGGCGCCCGGCGCTGGCCGCCGCCCAGCGGGCGAAGGTCGTCGTGTTCTCCAGCAACTCCACGACGACCATGCCGATGGTGCCGCGCCGCGCCGTCCGTGCCCTGCTGGAGCGCGACGTGCCGAAGGCGCTCGGCTCGCTGCGGAGGTTCGGGAGGATGGCGCCGTCCTTCGCCTACGGCGCCAGCAAGATCGCCGTCAGCCAGTGGGTGCGCCGCGAGGCCGTCACCCCCGAGTGGGCCGGCGCCGGCATCCGGCTCAACGCGATCGCTCCGGGCGCGATCCTCACGCCGCTGCTCGAGCAGCAGCTCGCGACTCCCGCGGAGGCGAAGCGGATCAGGGCGTTCCCGGTCCCGATCGGCGGCTTCGGCGACGCCGGCCAGCTGGCCGCGTGGGTGGTGTTCATGCTCTCCGACGCCGCGGACTTCCTGTGCGGCAGCGTCGTCTTCGTCGACGGCGGCTCGGACGCCTGGTTCCGCGCCGGCGACTGGCCGCGCCCGGTGCCCGCGGTGCGGCTGCGCGGCTACCTCCGGCGGATGAAGGAGTTCCGAGCGCTGCGCTGA
- a CDS encoding SNF2-related protein: MARGGQRGATQQRRGSQSARTRRNEEGIIPQLARAVREVEAAVARRSAMPEVRAKFQVVALLAREERTRVKNDTGLSDSRRGEELKRLDGIATILAQTAARDSTLFTLLDENAEISESAKAMRRELLRKAGVDEPEPEPTPVAVDPELAALAEKRVTPLSVQAYQLSHPFLAPDFAHARVKVPPRRLAGWELLEPLFRSFERAAPDAPACMPLPEADQLTALTGRHAPVGRELMEHQAQLIASAAEGHRTYLLADEPGLGKTAQALLAAEAAGAFPLLAVVPNVVKTNWAREVEIWTPNRRATVLHGDGDDADGFADVFVVNYEILDRHVGWLGTHGFRGMIVDEAHYIKNKTSQRSQNVLEIASRIRSRIARPLMMALTGTPLINDIEDFRAIWQFLGWIDNVVPQGHLMEALEETGLTPADPAFYPAARRAVIEQGIVRRRKIDVAADIPARRIADIPVELEGDAGRSIRKAEQELARRMVERYDAAIATRRTGAEVEGIDHRLVRQVAGWEREDNSTKTGENVFTMMRRIGQAKAGLAADYTAQLARNVGKVVFFAKHIDVMDTAEKTFAERGIRYSSVRGDQSSTTRQKEIDAFVNDPDVQVAVCSLTAAGVGLNLQVASNLVLAELSWTDAEQTQAIDRVHRIGQAEPVTAWRVIATQTLDTRIAELIDKKAGLAARALDGAGEEVEGGAIDLQTEALVALLTAALEARGD; this comes from the coding sequence GTGGCTCGAGGAGGCCAGCGGGGCGCGACGCAGCAGCGTCGCGGCTCGCAGTCGGCGCGGACGCGTCGCAACGAAGAGGGCATCATCCCGCAGCTGGCGCGCGCGGTGCGCGAGGTCGAGGCGGCGGTCGCGCGGCGCTCGGCGATGCCGGAGGTGCGCGCGAAGTTCCAGGTCGTCGCGCTGCTGGCGCGCGAGGAGCGGACCCGGGTCAAGAACGACACCGGGCTGTCCGACAGCCGCCGGGGCGAGGAGCTCAAGCGGCTCGACGGGATCGCGACGATCCTGGCCCAGACCGCGGCGCGCGACAGCACGCTCTTCACGCTGCTCGACGAGAACGCCGAGATCTCGGAGTCGGCCAAGGCGATGCGGCGCGAGCTGCTGCGCAAGGCCGGCGTCGACGAGCCGGAGCCCGAGCCGACCCCGGTCGCCGTCGACCCCGAGCTGGCGGCGCTGGCGGAGAAGCGGGTCACGCCGCTGTCGGTGCAGGCCTACCAGCTCTCGCACCCGTTCCTCGCGCCCGACTTCGCGCACGCCCGGGTCAAGGTCCCGCCGCGCCGGCTGGCCGGCTGGGAGCTGCTCGAGCCGCTGTTCCGCTCCTTCGAGCGCGCCGCGCCGGACGCCCCGGCGTGCATGCCGCTGCCGGAGGCCGACCAGCTCACCGCGCTGACCGGCCGGCACGCGCCGGTCGGGCGCGAGCTGATGGAGCACCAGGCCCAGCTCATCGCCTCGGCCGCCGAGGGGCATCGCACCTACCTGCTCGCCGACGAGCCCGGTCTCGGCAAGACGGCCCAGGCGCTGCTCGCCGCCGAGGCCGCCGGCGCCTTCCCGCTGCTGGCCGTGGTCCCCAACGTCGTCAAGACCAACTGGGCCCGCGAGGTCGAGATCTGGACGCCCAACCGCCGCGCCACCGTGCTCCACGGCGACGGTGACGACGCCGACGGATTCGCCGACGTGTTCGTCGTCAACTACGAGATCCTCGACCGCCACGTCGGCTGGCTCGGCACCCACGGCTTCCGCGGGATGATCGTCGACGAGGCGCACTACATCAAGAACAAGACCTCGCAGCGCTCCCAGAACGTGCTCGAGATCGCCTCGCGGATCCGCTCCCGGATCGCGCGGCCGCTGATGATGGCGCTGACCGGCACCCCGCTGATCAACGACATCGAGGACTTCCGGGCGATCTGGCAGTTCCTCGGCTGGATCGACAACGTGGTGCCGCAGGGCCACCTGATGGAGGCGCTGGAGGAGACCGGGCTGACCCCGGCCGACCCGGCGTTCTACCCGGCCGCCCGTCGCGCCGTGATCGAGCAGGGCATCGTGCGGCGCCGCAAGATCGACGTGGCCGCCGACATCCCGGCCCGCCGGATCGCCGACATCCCGGTCGAGCTCGAGGGCGATGCCGGCCGCTCCATCCGCAAGGCCGAGCAGGAGCTGGCCCGCCGCATGGTGGAGAGGTACGACGCCGCGATCGCCACCCGCCGCACCGGCGCCGAGGTCGAGGGCATCGACCACCGCCTGGTCCGCCAGGTCGCCGGCTGGGAGCGCGAGGACAACTCGACCAAGACGGGCGAGAACGTCTTCACGATGATGCGCCGCATCGGCCAGGCCAAGGCCGGGCTCGCGGCCGACTACACCGCCCAGCTGGCGCGCAACGTCGGCAAGGTCGTGTTCTTCGCCAAGCACATCGACGTCATGGACACCGCCGAGAAGACCTTCGCCGAGCGGGGGATCCGCTACAGCTCGGTGCGCGGCGACCAGTCCTCCACCACGCGGCAGAAGGAGATCGACGCCTTCGTCAACGACCCGGACGTCCAGGTCGCGGTCTGCTCGCTGACCGCGGCCGGCGTCGGCCTCAACCTGCAGGTGGCGTCCAACCTGGTGCTCGCCGAGCTCTCCTGGACCGACGCGGAGCAGACGCAGGCGATCGACCGGGTGCACCGGATCGGCCAGGCCGAGCCGGTCACGGCGTGGCGCGTGATCGCGACGCAGACCCTCGACACCCGCATCGCCGAGCTGATCGACAAGAAGGCCGGGCTCGCCGCCCGCGCCCTCGACGGTGCCGGCGAGGAGGTCGAGGGCGGGGCCATCGACCTGCAGACCGAGGCGCTGGTCGCCCTGCTCACCGCAGCGCTGGAGGCCCGCGGGGACTGA
- a CDS encoding ATP-binding cassette domain-containing protein, whose protein sequence is MGIEFRDVGKTYPDGTVAVTGFSCTVPSHRTLALVGTSGSGKTTLMRMVNRMVEPTTGSVLIDERDVQDLDKVELRRSIGYVPQAGGLLPHRRVVDNVATVPVLTGTPKRAARDAALALLERVGIDPALGKRYPAQLSGGQQQRVAVARALAAEPNVLLMDEPFGAVDPIVRRGLQDQLLQLQAELGKTIVLVTHDIDEAFRLGDEVVILRTGGIVAQTGTPKEIVAAPADEFVRDFIGADRAERALRTVEIDGRSVVVDGDGRPVGVLE, encoded by the coding sequence ATGGGGATCGAGTTCCGCGACGTCGGCAAGACCTACCCCGACGGCACCGTCGCCGTGACGGGCTTCTCGTGCACCGTCCCCTCCCACCGCACCCTCGCCCTCGTCGGCACCTCCGGGTCCGGCAAGACCACGCTGATGCGGATGGTCAACCGGATGGTCGAGCCCACCACGGGCTCGGTGCTGATCGACGAGCGCGACGTCCAGGACCTCGACAAGGTCGAGCTGCGCCGCTCCATCGGCTACGTGCCCCAGGCCGGGGGCCTGCTCCCCCACCGGCGGGTGGTCGACAACGTCGCGACCGTCCCCGTCCTCACCGGTACGCCGAAGCGCGCGGCCCGCGACGCCGCCCTGGCCCTGCTGGAGCGGGTCGGGATCGACCCCGCCCTCGGGAAGCGCTACCCCGCGCAGCTCTCCGGCGGTCAGCAGCAGCGGGTCGCGGTGGCCCGGGCGCTCGCCGCGGAGCCCAACGTCTTGCTGATGGACGAGCCGTTCGGCGCGGTCGACCCGATCGTGCGCCGCGGGTTGCAGGACCAGCTGCTGCAGCTGCAGGCCGAGCTCGGCAAGACCATCGTGCTGGTCACCCACGACATCGACGAGGCGTTCCGGCTCGGCGACGAGGTGGTCATCCTGCGCACCGGCGGGATCGTCGCCCAGACGGGCACCCCGAAGGAGATCGTCGCCGCTCCCGCGGACGAGTTCGTGCGCGACTTCATCGGCGCCGACCGCGCGGAGCGGGCGCTGCGCACCGTCGAGATCGACGGCCGCAGCGTGGTCGTCGACGGCGACGGACGACCGGTGGGTGTCCTCGAGTGA
- a CDS encoding metalloregulator ArsR/SmtB family transcription factor translates to MTDPFSAAAEPTRRRLLQLLAAGPRGVTELAEQFPVTRSAISQHLLVLVDAGLVEAEKSGRQRIYRVVPDGLRRLQAEIDRFWTAELDLLVADAHDLADRCTQEEP, encoded by the coding sequence GTGACCGACCCGTTCAGCGCCGCAGCGGAGCCCACCCGGCGCCGCCTGCTCCAGCTGCTCGCGGCCGGTCCGCGGGGTGTCACCGAGCTGGCCGAGCAGTTCCCGGTCACCCGGTCCGCGATCAGCCAGCACCTGCTGGTGCTGGTCGACGCCGGCCTGGTCGAGGCGGAGAAGTCCGGCCGGCAGCGGATCTACCGCGTCGTGCCCGACGGCCTGCGTCGCCTGCAGGCCGAGATCGACCGGTTCTGGACCGCCGAGCTCGACCTGCTCGTCGCCGACGCCCACGACCTCGCCGACCGCTGCACCCAGGAGGAGCCATGA
- a CDS encoding SRPBCC family protein — MSTIEKSVTVDVPVRTAYDQWTQFETFPSFMEGVEEVRQLDDTHLHWRADIAGVHREWDAEIVDQTPDERITWRALGGTKNDGTVSFAPDELGQSTRVTLRMEFEPEGIVEKTGDALRIIDRRTEGDLERFKQFIETRGTETGGWRGEVKPGDADNPAI, encoded by the coding sequence ATGAGCACGATCGAGAAGTCCGTGACCGTCGACGTCCCCGTCCGCACGGCGTACGACCAGTGGACCCAGTTCGAGACCTTCCCGTCCTTCATGGAGGGCGTCGAGGAGGTCCGCCAGCTCGACGACACCCACCTGCACTGGCGAGCCGACATCGCGGGCGTGCACCGTGAGTGGGACGCCGAGATCGTCGACCAGACGCCTGACGAGCGGATCACCTGGCGCGCCCTCGGCGGCACGAAGAACGACGGGACCGTCTCCTTCGCGCCCGACGAGCTCGGCCAGTCGACGCGGGTCACGCTGCGGATGGAGTTCGAGCCCGAGGGGATCGTGGAGAAGACCGGCGACGCGCTGCGGATCATCGACCGGCGCACCGAGGGCGACCTCGAGCGCTTCAAGCAGTTCATCGAGACCCGCGGCACCGAGACCGGTGGCTGGCGCGGCGAGGTGAAGCCGGGGGACGCCGACAACCCGGCGATCTAG
- a CDS encoding acyl-CoA dehydrogenase family protein: MTSTLQPTATPTTATPTTATPAERAAAIGPRIAAHAARHDVEGSFVSEAYDELRAAGLLRAAVPVELGGGGATIRDLVALQRELGHHCGATALASAMHQHVVAFTAWRYRRGLPGAEATLRRVAEEQILLVSTGGGDYTQPQGEAVKVDGGYRVTGRKRFASQSRHGTVISTMACYDDPAQGRRVLNLAVPVAAEGVTVADNWDTLGMRGTASNDIDLVDVFVPDDKVLANRPWGVVDPPLQVISSIAFPIISGAYLGVAEAAYGAAVAAAARRADDVVVQRQVGVMRAKLQVAGWALDGALALVGEDPTPSRATVLAVMNAKAEVARAGVEVCDLAMEVAGGPAFFRGSVVERAYRDVRAAKFHPFTPEQTLVLLGADALGEPVPIAQ, encoded by the coding sequence ATGACCAGCACACTCCAGCCCACCGCCACCCCGACCACCGCCACCCCGACCACCGCCACTCCCGCCGAGCGGGCCGCCGCCATCGGTCCCCGCATCGCCGCCCACGCCGCGCGCCACGACGTCGAGGGGAGCTTCGTCTCCGAGGCGTACGACGAGCTGCGGGCCGCGGGCCTGCTCCGGGCCGCCGTCCCCGTCGAGCTCGGCGGCGGTGGTGCCACCATCCGTGACCTGGTGGCGCTGCAGCGCGAGCTCGGGCACCACTGCGGCGCGACCGCCCTCGCCAGCGCCATGCACCAGCACGTCGTCGCGTTCACCGCCTGGCGCTACCGCCGCGGGCTGCCCGGTGCGGAGGCCACGCTGCGCCGGGTCGCCGAGGAGCAGATCCTCCTCGTGTCGACCGGGGGCGGCGACTACACGCAGCCGCAGGGCGAGGCGGTCAAGGTCGACGGCGGCTACCGGGTCACCGGTCGCAAGCGCTTCGCGAGCCAGTCGCGGCACGGCACCGTCATCTCGACGATGGCCTGCTACGACGATCCCGCCCAGGGGCGACGCGTCCTCAACCTCGCCGTCCCGGTCGCCGCGGAGGGCGTCACCGTCGCCGACAACTGGGACACCCTCGGCATGCGGGGCACCGCCAGCAACGACATCGATCTCGTCGACGTCTTCGTCCCCGACGACAAGGTCCTCGCCAACCGACCGTGGGGTGTGGTCGACCCGCCCCTCCAGGTCATCTCCAGCATCGCCTTCCCGATCATCAGCGGCGCCTACCTGGGTGTCGCCGAGGCGGCGTACGGCGCCGCGGTGGCCGCGGCCGCCCGCCGGGCCGACGACGTGGTGGTCCAACGGCAGGTCGGCGTGATGCGCGCGAAGCTCCAGGTCGCGGGCTGGGCCCTCGACGGTGCCCTCGCCCTGGTCGGTGAGGACCCCACGCCGTCCCGGGCGACCGTGCTGGCGGTGATGAACGCCAAGGCGGAGGTCGCCCGGGCCGGCGTCGAGGTGTGCGACCTCGCGATGGAGGTCGCCGGTGGGCCGGCCTTCTTCCGCGGCTCCGTGGTCGAGCGGGCCTATCGCGACGTCCGGGCCGCGAAGTTCCACCCGTTCACGCCCGAGCAGACGCTGGTCCTCCTCGGCGCCGACGCGCTCGGCGAGCCGGTGCCGATCGCGCAGTGA
- a CDS encoding PadR family transcriptional regulator encodes MALEHAILVSLSERAASGSDLVRRFDASIGFFWSATHQQIYRVLGRMEGDGWITSEAVAQADRPTKKVYAVTDAGRAELARWIGEPTTPDAMRSSVGVKMRGASYGDRAALLDDLRRQLDEHTKRLSLYEYLAARDFPDPSALDDADLDIYLVLRGGLLMEEFWIRWLTEYLDAHTRKESR; translated from the coding sequence ATGGCCCTCGAGCACGCGATCCTCGTGTCGCTGAGCGAACGCGCCGCCTCCGGCTCGGACCTGGTGCGGCGCTTCGACGCGTCGATCGGGTTCTTCTGGTCGGCGACCCACCAGCAGATCTACCGCGTGCTGGGCCGGATGGAGGGCGACGGCTGGATCACCTCCGAGGCCGTCGCGCAGGCCGACCGACCCACCAAGAAGGTGTACGCCGTCACCGACGCCGGCCGCGCCGAGCTGGCCCGCTGGATCGGCGAGCCGACCACGCCCGACGCCATGCGCAGCAGCGTCGGCGTCAAGATGCGCGGGGCGTCGTACGGCGACCGTGCGGCGCTCCTCGACGACCTGCGCCGTCAGCTCGACGAGCACACCAAGCGGCTCTCGCTCTACGAGTACCTGGCCGCGCGCGACTTCCCCGACCCGAGCGCCCTCGACGACGCCGACCTCGACATCTACCTCGTGCTGCGCGGCGGCCTCCTGATGGAGGAGTTCTGGATCCGCTGGCTGACCGAGTACCTCGACGCCCACACCCGCAAGGAGTCCCGATGA
- a CDS encoding TIGR03086 family metal-binding protein, which translates to MTYRKTVTLPVPPEDAFALVTRPERLRRWLTVSARLDLRAGGEWRWTVTPGNVAAGAVREVEPGRRLVLDWGWDQMPGDDGALGTVTITVEPADGGSTVTLVHEGLTAEQEASHAEGWDHFLDRLAVAGREGDAGPDDWAAAPDPIDEIIAGEAALAVLQHVLRQVGPDDATRPTPCSEFTVDELTEHLLDSLVSFGTMAGAELVRRDGTDLEDTVALLAADVLEAWRRRGLDGMAPSPFGEAPAPFLAGIVPVELLLHAWDYAQATGAVITVSDALVEYVTGLAEKLVPGARGRAFGDEVVAPVDADALTRLAAYSGRTPLALV; encoded by the coding sequence ATGACCTATCGCAAGACCGTCACCCTGCCCGTCCCGCCCGAGGACGCCTTCGCGCTCGTCACCCGGCCGGAGCGGCTGCGCCGCTGGCTGACGGTGAGCGCCCGCCTCGACCTGCGCGCCGGCGGCGAGTGGCGCTGGACCGTCACGCCCGGCAACGTCGCGGCCGGCGCCGTCCGCGAGGTGGAGCCGGGCCGCCGCCTCGTCCTCGACTGGGGCTGGGACCAGATGCCCGGTGACGACGGGGCCCTGGGCACGGTCACCATCACCGTCGAGCCCGCGGACGGCGGCTCCACCGTCACGCTCGTCCACGAGGGCCTCACCGCCGAGCAGGAGGCGAGCCACGCCGAGGGCTGGGACCACTTCCTCGACCGCCTCGCCGTCGCCGGTCGCGAGGGGGACGCCGGTCCCGACGACTGGGCCGCCGCCCCGGACCCGATCGACGAGATCATCGCGGGGGAGGCCGCTCTCGCGGTGCTCCAGCACGTCCTGCGCCAGGTCGGCCCCGACGACGCCACCCGCCCCACACCGTGCAGCGAGTTCACCGTCGACGAGCTCACCGAGCACCTGCTCGACTCGCTGGTCTCCTTCGGCACCATGGCGGGCGCCGAGCTGGTGCGCCGTGACGGCACCGACCTCGAGGACACCGTCGCCCTCCTCGCTGCTGACGTGCTCGAGGCGTGGCGCCGCCGGGGCCTGGACGGGATGGCGCCCAGCCCGTTCGGCGAGGCGCCCGCACCGTTCCTGGCCGGCATCGTCCCGGTCGAGCTGCTGCTGCACGCCTGGGACTACGCCCAGGCCACCGGCGCGGTCATCACGGTCAGTGACGCGCTCGTGGAGTACGTCACGGGGCTCGCCGAGAAGCTCGTCCCCGGCGCCCGCGGCCGGGCGTTCGGCGACGAGGTCGTCGCGCCGGTCGACGCCGACGCGCTGACCCGGCTGGCGGCGTACTCGGGGCGCACGCCGCTCGCCCTGGTCTGA
- a CDS encoding nuclear transport factor 2 family protein produces the protein MSAGSAFRAAVEARDVAAMQACLAPDVVFRSPVAHKPYLGKAITGAILANVIEVLEEFRYLRELSDEHGHALVFEATVDGLDITGCDFLVLDDDGLISDFMVMVRPLRAAQALAEQMGARFDAIVALASEAT, from the coding sequence GTGAGCGCCGGGTCCGCCTTCCGGGCGGCCGTCGAGGCCCGCGACGTCGCTGCGATGCAGGCGTGCCTGGCGCCGGACGTCGTCTTCCGCAGCCCGGTGGCCCACAAGCCCTACCTGGGCAAGGCGATCACCGGCGCCATCCTGGCGAACGTGATCGAGGTGCTGGAGGAGTTCCGCTACCTGCGCGAGCTGTCGGACGAGCACGGGCACGCCCTCGTCTTCGAGGCGACCGTGGACGGCCTGGACATCACCGGCTGCGACTTCCTGGTCCTCGACGACGACGGCCTGATCAGCGACTTCATGGTGATGGTGCGCCCGCTCAGGGCCGCGCAGGCGCTGGCCGAGCAGATGGGTGCGCGGTTCGACGCCATCGTGGCGCTCGCCTCCGAGGCGACATAA
- a CDS encoding NADPH-dependent 2,4-dienoyl-CoA reductase, whose translation MTAYPLLTTPATVGGLELQSRAVMGSMHTGLEDRPWHIDELAAYFAERAAGGVGLIVTGGYSPNVRGWLLPFGSQMTTRLNAHRHQRVTEAVHANGGRIALQLLHAGRYGYTPFSVSASATKSPITPFKASALSGRAVERTIDDFVASAKLAQKAGYDGIEVMGSEGYLINQFLAARTNRRSDKWGGSAENRMRFPVEVVRRIRQELPDFFVMYRMSLLDLVPDGQTWAETVDLAHKLEEAGASVFNTGIGWHEARVPTIVTSVPRGAWVDSTLRLKAEVSIPVCASNRINTPDVAESVLEQGVDLVSMARPFLADADLVTKARDGRADEINTCIGCNQACLDHTFQAKRASCLVNPRACHETTLVLSPTRRAKRVAVVGGGPAGLATAVSAAERGHDVTLFEASDELGGQFRLAMQIPGKEEFAETLRYFRRRMEVLGVNVKLATRATPDVLTGYDEVVVATGVEPRTPRIPGIDHAKVVSYPDAITGRVAVGARVAVMGAGGIGFDVTELLAHTPETVEEWKAHWGVADPAVVRGGVTDKAPRTPAREVWLLQRKESAQGKGLGKTSGWVHRAAVKDLGVHQLSGVTYDRIDDAGLHVTVDGTPQVLDVDHVVVCAGQESVRGLYDELLASDFPGRVHLIGGADLAAELDAKRAIKQGTELAAAL comes from the coding sequence ATGACCGCCTACCCCCTGCTCACCACCCCGGCCACCGTCGGCGGCCTGGAGCTCCAGTCCCGCGCGGTGATGGGCTCGATGCACACCGGCCTCGAGGACCGGCCCTGGCACATCGACGAGCTCGCGGCGTACTTCGCCGAGCGCGCGGCCGGCGGCGTCGGCCTGATTGTCACGGGCGGCTACTCCCCCAACGTGCGCGGCTGGCTGCTGCCGTTCGGCTCGCAGATGACCACCCGACTCAACGCGCACCGCCATCAGCGGGTGACCGAGGCGGTCCACGCGAACGGCGGCAGGATCGCGCTGCAGCTGCTGCACGCGGGCCGCTACGGCTACACGCCGTTCAGCGTCTCGGCGAGCGCGACCAAGTCGCCGATCACCCCGTTCAAGGCGTCCGCCCTGTCCGGACGCGCGGTCGAGAGGACCATCGACGACTTCGTCGCGTCGGCGAAGCTCGCGCAGAAGGCCGGGTACGACGGCATCGAGGTGATGGGCTCCGAGGGCTACCTGATCAACCAGTTCCTCGCGGCACGCACGAACCGTCGCAGCGACAAGTGGGGCGGCTCGGCCGAGAACCGGATGCGCTTCCCCGTCGAGGTCGTGCGCCGGATCCGCCAGGAGCTGCCGGACTTCTTCGTCATGTACCGGATGTCGCTGCTCGACCTCGTCCCCGACGGCCAGACCTGGGCGGAGACCGTCGACCTCGCGCACAAGCTCGAGGAGGCCGGGGCCAGCGTCTTCAACACCGGCATCGGCTGGCACGAGGCGCGGGTCCCCACGATCGTCACCAGCGTCCCGCGCGGCGCATGGGTCGACAGCACGCTGCGGCTCAAGGCCGAGGTCTCGATCCCGGTGTGCGCGAGCAACCGGATCAACACCCCCGACGTCGCGGAGTCCGTGCTGGAGCAGGGCGTCGACCTGGTCTCGATGGCCCGCCCGTTCCTCGCCGACGCCGACCTCGTCACCAAGGCCCGCGACGGCCGCGCCGACGAGATCAACACCTGCATCGGCTGCAACCAGGCCTGCCTCGACCACACCTTCCAGGCCAAGCGGGCCTCCTGCCTGGTCAACCCCCGCGCCTGCCACGAGACCACGCTGGTGCTCAGCCCGACCCGCCGCGCGAAGCGCGTCGCCGTCGTCGGGGGTGGCCCGGCCGGCCTCGCGACCGCCGTCAGCGCCGCCGAGCGCGGCCACGACGTCACCCTCTTCGAGGCCTCCGACGAGCTGGGCGGGCAGTTCCGGCTGGCCATGCAGATCCCCGGCAAGGAGGAGTTCGCCGAGACGCTGCGCTACTTCCGCCGGCGCATGGAGGTCCTCGGCGTCAACGTGAAGCTCGCGACCCGGGCCACGCCCGACGTGCTGACCGGGTACGACGAGGTCGTGGTCGCCACCGGTGTCGAGCCGCGCACGCCGCGCATCCCCGGCATCGACCACGCGAAGGTCGTCTCCTACCCCGACGCGATCACCGGCCGCGTCGCCGTGGGCGCCCGGGTCGCGGTGATGGGCGCGGGCGGCATCGGCTTCGACGTGACCGAGCTCCTGGCGCACACGCCCGAGACGGTCGAGGAGTGGAAGGCGCACTGGGGTGTCGCCGACCCGGCCGTCGTACGCGGTGGTGTGACCGACAAGGCGCCGCGCACCCCCGCCCGCGAGGTCTGGCTGCTCCAGCGCAAGGAGTCGGCGCAGGGCAAGGGCCTCGGCAAGACGTCGGGCTGGGTGCACCGCGCCGCGGTCAAGGACCTCGGCGTCCACCAGCTCAGCGGCGTCACCTACGACCGGATCGACGACGCCGGCCTCCACGTGACCGTCGACGGCACCCCGCAGGTGCTCGACGTCGACCACGTCGTCGTGTGCGCCGGCCAGGAGTCGGTCCGCGGCCTGTACGACGAGCTGCTCGCCTCGGACTTCCCCGGCCGGGTGCACCTGATCGGTGGAGCGGACCTCGCCGCCGAGCTGGATGCCAAGCGCGCGATCAAGCAGGGCACCGAGCTGGCGGCAGCGCTGTGA
- a CDS encoding winged helix-turn-helix transcriptional regulator: MPDYGNYCPVSMASEVVADRWTPLIIRELVLGNTRFNDIARALPGISRSLLVQRLRHLERRGVLETWPAPTGRGSEYHLTPAGRDLERVIDSLGRWAIEWLFEELRPHDVAPTTLMWWMHRRVDLERLPPGRTVVEFRHTAPEAVTIWLVMERSEVSVCLQHPGFAVDVEVTGSTPALSDVFQGYCTWQEALDAGRLEVAGLPRLLDALPRWFLWSPWAEVTRERADRALAN, from the coding sequence ATGCCCGACTACGGCAACTACTGCCCCGTCTCGATGGCGTCCGAGGTGGTCGCGGACCGCTGGACGCCGCTCATCATCCGGGAGCTGGTGCTCGGGAACACCCGCTTCAACGACATCGCCCGGGCGCTGCCCGGCATCTCGCGCTCGCTGCTCGTGCAGCGCCTGCGTCACCTCGAGCGCCGCGGCGTGCTCGAGACCTGGCCGGCACCGACGGGACGCGGGAGCGAGTACCACCTCACGCCGGCCGGCCGCGACCTCGAGCGGGTGATCGACAGCCTCGGGCGCTGGGCGATCGAGTGGCTCTTCGAGGAGCTGCGCCCCCACGACGTCGCCCCGACCACGCTGATGTGGTGGATGCACCGCCGCGTCGACCTCGAGCGGCTGCCGCCGGGCCGCACGGTCGTGGAGTTCCGGCACACCGCGCCCGAGGCCGTCACCATCTGGCTGGTCATGGAGCGCTCGGAGGTCTCGGTGTGCCTCCAGCACCCGGGCTTCGCCGTCGACGTCGAGGTCACCGGCAGCACCCCGGCCCTCTCCGACGTCTTCCAGGGCTACTGCACGTGGCAGGAGGCGCTCGACGCCGGGCGGCTCGAGGTCGCCGGGCTCCCCCGCCTCCTCGACGCCCTGCCGCGGTGGTTCCTGTGGAGCCCGTGGGCCGAGGTGACCCGGGAACGGGCCGATCGCGCCCTGGCCAACTAG